One Epidermidibacterium keratini DNA segment encodes these proteins:
- a CDS encoding CDP-alcohol phosphatidyltransferase family protein, producing MSTDATRPDTASAEPSDRIWTIPNILSMLRLAGVPLFLWLLLVPQADLWAAIVLAVSAITDWADGKIARATGQTSKLGMVLDPAADRLYILSTLAAFGIRGLLPWWVIGLILLRDLIVGIALLFLRRAGYQALQVNYLGKAATFNLLYGFPMLLLAYAWESAAAVALPIAYAFLMWGIGLYLISGAHYVWQIVRIVRAAR from the coding sequence GTGAGCACCGACGCGACCCGGCCTGATACCGCCAGCGCGGAGCCGAGCGACCGAATCTGGACGATTCCCAACATCCTGAGCATGCTGCGTCTGGCCGGCGTACCGCTCTTCTTATGGTTACTGCTGGTCCCGCAGGCCGATCTGTGGGCTGCGATCGTGCTGGCGGTATCGGCCATCACCGATTGGGCCGACGGCAAGATCGCTCGGGCGACCGGCCAGACCAGCAAGCTGGGCATGGTCCTCGACCCGGCCGCGGACCGGCTCTACATCCTCAGCACGCTCGCGGCGTTCGGCATCCGCGGGCTCCTCCCGTGGTGGGTGATCGGGCTGATCCTGCTGCGCGACCTCATCGTGGGGATCGCGCTGCTGTTCCTGCGCCGCGCGGGCTACCAGGCGCTGCAGGTCAACTACCTCGGCAAGGCCGCGACCTTCAACCTGCTCTACGGCTTCCCGATGCTGCTGCTGGCTTATGCGTGGGAGAGCGCCGCCGCGGTCGCGTTGCCGATCGCCTACGCGTTCTTGATGTGGGGGATCGGGCTCTATCTGATCTCCGGGGCGCACTACGTGTGGCAGATCGTGCGGATCGTGCGCGCGGCCCGGTGA
- the gcvH gene encoding glycine cleavage system protein GcvH — protein sequence MIPEDLKYTAEHEWVKSGGDLEEGVVRIGITDHAQDSLGDIVFIELPEPGSTITAGESCGEVESTKSVSELFAPVSGEVLTRNEALESAPETVNSDPYGAGWMFEVRIEGAAALDGLLDAKAYGEIVAQA from the coding sequence ATGATCCCCGAGGACCTCAAGTACACCGCTGAGCACGAGTGGGTGAAGAGCGGCGGAGACCTCGAGGAGGGTGTCGTCCGCATCGGCATCACCGACCACGCTCAGGACTCGCTCGGCGACATTGTCTTCATCGAGCTGCCCGAACCCGGCAGCACGATCACCGCGGGCGAGTCGTGCGGTGAGGTCGAGTCGACCAAGAGCGTCAGCGAGCTGTTCGCACCCGTCAGCGGCGAGGTGCTGACCCGCAACGAGGCGCTGGAGAGCGCCCCGGAGACGGTCAACTCCGACCCGTACGGCGCCGGCTGGATGTTCGAGGTCCGCATTGAGGGTGCCGCAGCCCTCGATGGACTGCTCGATGCCAAGGCGTACGGCGAGATCGTCGCGCAGGCCTAA
- the odhI gene encoding oxoglutarate dehydrogenase inhibitor Odhl: protein MKCKVCNAELSPGARFCAQCGAPTGVSDTSLPAGETTRQFSPVGNESEPAEAPESTEAPHEDISIEGLPADTALLVVKRGPNAGSRFLLDQEVTTAGRHPKSDIFLDDVTVSRRHVEFRRDGEDFSVSDVGSLNGTYLNREPIDQAVLASGDEVQIGKFRLVFLVGHRNASQGTDAAPTGAGS from the coding sequence TTGAAGTGCAAGGTCTGCAACGCGGAGCTCTCGCCGGGAGCGCGGTTCTGCGCCCAGTGCGGGGCGCCGACCGGCGTCTCCGATACCTCGCTGCCGGCCGGTGAGACCACCCGCCAGTTCAGCCCGGTAGGAAACGAGAGCGAGCCCGCCGAGGCGCCGGAGTCGACCGAGGCGCCGCACGAGGACATCTCGATCGAGGGGCTACCCGCCGACACCGCTCTGCTGGTCGTCAAGCGTGGCCCCAACGCCGGCTCGCGTTTCCTGCTCGATCAGGAAGTGACGACTGCGGGACGCCACCCCAAGAGCGACATCTTCCTCGACGACGTCACGGTCTCGCGGCGCCACGTGGAGTTCCGCCGCGACGGCGAGGACTTCTCGGTCTCCGATGTGGGCAGCCTCAACGGCACCTACCTCAACCGGGAGCCGATCGACCAGGCCGTGCTGGCTAGCGGCGACGAGGTGCAGATCGGCAAGTTCCGGCTGGTGTTCCTCGTCGGGCACCGCAACGCCTCCCAAGGAACGGACGCCGCCCCCACGGGTGCGGGCTCGTGA